One Thermogemmatispora onikobensis genomic window carries:
- a CDS encoding PspA/IM30 family protein, with the protein MGLLSRLALLLRIRSKAALERAEDPAQVLDYSYQKQVEQLQQLRRAVADVATSERRLELQQAELQRQTERYEQKAFHALRANREDLARLVLQRRELLLAQLNSYEQQLGQVRAQKEQLIELEQRLRMRVEAFRTQKEVLKARYSAAQAQARIEEALTGLSTEMTEMQLALERAQEKILTAEARASALHSLLEQGTLDSPLSPPLLTAGGNALDHELERLDRDEQVEQQLQFLKRRLLSDRSASEGQGHLPPAEA; encoded by the coding sequence ATGGGCTTGCTTTCACGCCTGGCCTTGCTGCTGCGCATCCGCAGTAAGGCCGCCCTTGAGCGAGCAGAGGACCCGGCGCAGGTGCTCGATTATTCCTATCAGAAACAAGTGGAGCAGCTGCAGCAGCTTCGTCGCGCCGTCGCCGATGTGGCTACCAGCGAGAGACGCCTGGAACTTCAACAGGCAGAGCTGCAGCGCCAGACAGAGCGCTATGAGCAGAAGGCTTTTCATGCGCTTCGCGCTAATCGTGAAGATCTGGCCCGCCTGGTCCTGCAGCGCCGTGAGTTGTTGCTGGCTCAGCTCAATAGCTATGAGCAACAACTGGGGCAGGTGCGTGCGCAAAAGGAACAGCTGATTGAGCTGGAGCAGCGACTGAGGATGCGAGTGGAGGCCTTTCGTACCCAGAAAGAGGTCCTGAAGGCTCGCTATAGCGCCGCTCAGGCCCAGGCCCGTATTGAGGAAGCCCTCACAGGTCTGAGTACGGAGATGACGGAAATGCAGCTTGCCCTGGAGCGCGCTCAGGAGAAGATCCTGACAGCGGAAGCCCGCGCCAGCGCCTTGCACTCTCTCCTCGAACAGGGCACGCTGGACAGCCCTCTCTCTCCCCCTCTCCTGACCGCTGGCGGCAATGCTCTGGACCATGAGCTGGAACGACTTGATCGGGACGAGCAAGTAGAGCAGCAGCTCCAGTTTCTTAAGCGACGGCTCCTGTCAGATAGATCGGCATCAGAGGGGCAAGGCCATCTTCCCCCAGCGGAAGCGTAA